The proteins below come from a single Oscillospiraceae bacterium genomic window:
- a CDS encoding oligosaccharide flippase family protein: protein MNNRRNYLHNAALLTGSGLVLRLLGMGLRVMVAAALGSEGMGLYQLILALYMVFVSFATAGIHVASARLAAQSLARGSGMAQTLRGLCGTALGFGTAAMAAQAVLAGPCARYLLHDIRAETALLILAPSLPFMAVSGAMRGCFLAARRVQPNITAQLVEQLVRMAVAAAGLRLLAQWGAGYGCAAVMLGNTVSEGISCGIMLVFAARTPEFAPRPGAPLHPYTARELYSILWPVEGSRLLASALQAAESSLIPYTLTLYTGSRTAAMAQYGALKGMALPLLFFPFSVLTALSGLLMPEITRAHTRGDAAAARRLVFTMLRFTGGFSVLAGAGFVLLGAPLAELVYRDAMVGRYVQILGLAAPFMYLESMVDGVLKGLGEQLATFRYSLLDSVFRITAIRLVLPQYGMAGFLWIMIASNVMTCGLNMRRMMVQIKKPSP from the coding sequence ATGAACAACCGCAGGAATTATCTGCACAATGCGGCGCTGCTTACCGGGTCGGGGCTGGTGCTGCGGCTGCTGGGTATGGGGCTCCGGGTCATGGTGGCAGCGGCCCTCGGCAGTGAGGGGATGGGGCTGTACCAGCTGATTCTGGCGCTTTACATGGTGTTCGTCTCCTTTGCCACGGCGGGCATCCATGTGGCCTCGGCGCGTCTGGCAGCCCAAAGTCTGGCCCGCGGCAGCGGTATGGCGCAGACGCTGCGCGGGCTATGCGGCACGGCGCTGGGCTTTGGCACGGCAGCCATGGCTGCGCAGGCCGTGCTGGCAGGCCCCTGCGCGCGGTATCTGCTGCATGACATCCGTGCCGAGACTGCGTTGCTGATCCTGGCACCGAGCCTGCCGTTTATGGCAGTGTCGGGGGCAATGCGAGGGTGCTTTCTGGCGGCGCGGCGGGTGCAGCCCAACATCACAGCGCAGCTTGTTGAGCAGCTTGTGCGGATGGCGGTGGCAGCGGCGGGGCTGCGCCTGCTGGCGCAGTGGGGTGCAGGCTACGGCTGCGCGGCTGTCATGCTGGGCAACACAGTCAGCGAGGGGATCTCCTGCGGCATCATGCTGGTCTTTGCAGCCCGCACACCGGAATTTGCGCCCCGCCCCGGCGCCCCGCTGCACCCCTATACCGCGCGGGAGCTGTATAGTATCCTCTGGCCGGTCGAGGGCAGCCGCCTGCTGGCCAGCGCCCTGCAGGCTGCCGAGAGCAGCCTGATCCCTTATACGCTCACCCTCTATACCGGCAGCCGCACTGCGGCGATGGCGCAGTACGGTGCGCTCAAGGGGATGGCGCTGCCGCTGCTGTTTTTTCCGTTTTCGGTGCTGACCGCCCTGTCCGGCCTGCTGATGCCGGAGATCACCCGCGCCCACACCCGGGGAGATGCAGCCGCTGCGCGGCGGCTGGTGTTTACCATGCTGCGCTTCACCGGCGGGTTTTCTGTGCTGGCGGGGGCAGGGTTTGTGCTGCTGGGCGCGCCGCTGGCAGAGCTTGTCTACCGCGATGCCATGGTGGGCCGCTATGTGCAGATTTTGGGGCTGGCCGCGCCCTTTATGTATCTGGAAAGCATGGTGGACGGTGTACTCAAGGGATTGGGGGAGCAGCTGGCTACCTTCCGGTATTCGCTGCTGGATTCGGTGTTCCGCATCACAGCCATCCGGCTTGTGCTGCCGCAGTACGGCATGGCAGGCTTCCTGTGGATTATGATCGCATCAAATGTGATGACCTGCGGATTGAATATGAGAAGGATGATGGTACAAATAAAAAAGCCTTCCCCCTAG
- a CDS encoding SGNH/GDSL hydrolase family protein — protein sequence MKVSVLLAALGLAGCLTACAPKTPDTLRQPATAESAAPTAAPAATAQPAAAEPAAAVGTVLPAGADAGRSYLDETLFIGDSNTARYLLYADDTGTAFTSLSNNIGVVSMGAGAITTLKCEKFKGSSTMYTVPESVAMLKPKRIIICYGTNNLSGASTDATRFIATYLQGLQAIRQAWSYCDIIVSAIPPLDKQRENTNLTMTQVDAYNAALVQMCEENGFKFLNSAEVLRDDTTGWAKTDYTLSDGVHLSKKAVEAYFTYVRTHAYQTEDRRPQPLGSIPQPDGVPANLITKDPIAVRGAKVPLEFVAEHGGTLSGTTSQLVKKGATAGAVTAVPDAGFVFAGWTASSGGSYSSESLSFTMPQDADAGGVVLTAHFKADAHEHNYAEIEDTRVNPTCTTNGSAKYTCTICGEIIEKELPALGHDWDGGVRSGDYITYYCRREGCSETKTEESQHTHTYDEGIVTQAATCGAPGVLTRTCAICGQQIQEEIPATGQHSWQQTEHVDAQVGVEGRNVYTCTVCGQTYSEVLPELEPAPPPDPVTPVEPTQPDPPAEPTAPETPAESTPAEEQPEVTAEPASETPAE from the coding sequence ATGAAAGTATCTGTCCTGCTTGCTGCGCTTGGGCTGGCCGGCTGCCTGACCGCCTGCGCCCCCAAAACGCCCGACACCCTCCGGCAGCCCGCCACGGCGGAAAGTGCCGCCCCCACCGCCGCGCCTGCGGCCACCGCGCAGCCTGCGGCAGCCGAGCCCGCCGCCGCAGTGGGCACCGTGCTGCCCGCAGGCGCAGACGCCGGGCGCAGCTATCTGGACGAAACACTTTTCATCGGGGATTCCAACACCGCGCGCTACCTGCTGTATGCCGATGATACGGGCACCGCTTTTACAAGCCTTTCCAACAACATCGGTGTTGTCAGCATGGGCGCGGGCGCGATCACCACGCTGAAATGCGAAAAGTTCAAAGGCTCCTCGACCATGTACACCGTGCCGGAATCGGTTGCCATGCTCAAGCCGAAGCGGATCATCATCTGCTACGGCACAAACAACCTCTCCGGTGCCTCCACCGATGCGACCCGGTTCATCGCCACCTATCTGCAGGGGCTGCAGGCCATCCGGCAGGCGTGGTCCTACTGCGACATCATCGTAAGCGCCATCCCGCCGCTGGACAAGCAGCGCGAAAACACGAACCTGACGATGACGCAGGTCGATGCCTACAATGCCGCTCTGGTACAGATGTGCGAGGAAAATGGCTTTAAATTTCTGAACAGCGCCGAGGTCCTGCGGGACGATACCACCGGCTGGGCCAAAACCGACTACACCCTGTCAGACGGCGTACACCTCTCCAAAAAGGCCGTTGAAGCGTATTTTACTTATGTACGCACCCACGCATACCAGACTGAGGACCGCCGCCCGCAGCCGCTGGGGAGCATCCCGCAGCCGGACGGCGTGCCCGCAAACCTTATCACAAAGGACCCCATCGCCGTGCGCGGTGCCAAGGTCCCGCTGGAATTTGTCGCTGAACACGGCGGCACGCTGTCCGGCACCACCAGCCAGCTTGTCAAAAAGGGTGCGACCGCCGGGGCCGTGACCGCCGTGCCGGACGCAGGCTTTGTCTTTGCGGGCTGGACCGCCAGCTCAGGCGGCAGCTACAGCAGCGAATCCCTCAGCTTTACGATGCCGCAGGACGCCGATGCAGGCGGTGTGGTGCTGACGGCGCACTTCAAGGCCGACGCCCACGAGCACAACTATGCGGAGATCGAGGACACGCGGGTGAACCCCACCTGCACAACCAACGGCTCCGCCAAGTATACATGCACGATCTGCGGTGAAATCATTGAAAAAGAGCTGCCCGCCCTCGGCCACGACTGGGATGGTGGGGTGCGCAGCGGTGACTATATCACCTACTATTGCCGCCGCGAGGGATGCAGCGAAACAAAAACTGAGGAATCGCAGCACACCCACACCTACGATGAAGGCATCGTCACCCAAGCAGCCACCTGCGGCGCGCCCGGTGTGCTGACCCGCACCTGCGCGATCTGTGGCCAGCAGATTCAGGAAGAGATTCCCGCCACAGGGCAGCACAGTTGGCAGCAGACCGAGCATGTTGATGCTCAAGTCGGCGTGGAGGGGCGCAATGTCTACACCTGCACGGTTTGCGGGCAGACCTACAGCGAGGTGCTCCCCGAATTGGAGCCCGCGCCCCCGCCCGACCCCGTTACACCTGTGGAGCCGACCCAACCCGATCCCCCCGCCGAACCTACCGCGCCGGAAACGCCCGCCGAATCCACCCCCGCAGAGGAACAACCCGAAGTTACGGCAGAACCGGCATCGGAGACACCGGCAGAATAA
- the mscL gene encoding large conductance mechanosensitive channel protein MscL has translation MKKFWEEFKSFALKGNMMDMAIGVIIGGAFSTLVTSLTDNLISPILGILGKVNFDAMMWDVFGDGKLVFKYGAFITSVINFLIMALVLFLIVKGMNKLMDLGKHKEEAPAEPEAPAAPTQEELLADILAELKKQNEEKTA, from the coding sequence GTGAAAAAATTCTGGGAAGAATTCAAATCCTTTGCCCTGAAGGGCAACATGATGGATATGGCCATCGGTGTCATCATCGGCGGCGCGTTCTCAACGCTCGTGACCTCGCTGACTGACAACCTCATCAGCCCGATTCTGGGTATTCTGGGCAAGGTCAACTTTGACGCCATGATGTGGGATGTTTTCGGCGATGGCAAGCTGGTTTTCAAGTACGGTGCCTTCATCACCTCGGTCATCAACTTCCTGATCATGGCTCTGGTGCTGTTCCTCATCGTTAAGGGCATGAACAAGCTGATGGACCTTGGCAAGCATAAGGAAGAGGCACCCGCAGAGCCGGAAGCCCCCGCCGCCCCCACGCAGGAGGAGCTGCTCGCCGACATCCTCGCCGAGCTGAAAAAGCAGAACGAGGAAAAGACGGCGTAA
- a CDS encoding helix-turn-helix transcriptional regulator, producing MPIVVNLDVMMARRHKAAGELAEEIGITPANLSILKNNKAKAVRFSTLEALCRALDCQPGDILEFVPDEDR from the coding sequence ATGCCTATTGTGGTCAATCTGGATGTCATGATGGCCCGCCGCCACAAGGCGGCGGGCGAGCTGGCCGAGGAGATCGGCATCACCCCGGCGAATCTGTCCATCCTGAAGAACAACAAAGCCAAAGCGGTGCGGTTTTCTACATTGGAGGCGCTTTGCAGGGCGCTGGACTGCCAGCCGGGGGACATTTTGGAGTTTGTGCCGGACGAGGATCGGTAG
- a CDS encoding Mrp/NBP35 family ATP-binding protein, producing MSEACTHDCSSCQANCDHRAPQHEPPHARSRIKKVIGVVSGKGGVGKSMTSAMLAVSMRRLGYKAGVLDADITGPSIPRLFGVKGPATGDGESINPVCSRTGVEIMSINLLLDDPEAPVVWRGPVIAGAVKQFWQEVVWDVDFLFVDMPPGTGDVPLTVFQTLPVDGIVIVSSPQELVGMIVGKAVQMAQMMHVPILGLVENMSYAVCPDCGKHIHVFGDSHVDEIADKYSLPVLAKMPIDPELAKEADAGMIEVFAGDYLDNAAQTVAKLLKK from the coding sequence ATGAGCGAAGCATGTACCCATGATTGCAGCAGCTGTCAGGCTAACTGCGATCACCGCGCGCCGCAGCATGAGCCGCCGCACGCAAGAAGCCGTATCAAAAAGGTCATCGGCGTTGTTTCCGGCAAGGGCGGCGTCGGCAAAAGCATGACCAGCGCCATGCTGGCCGTCTCGATGCGCCGCCTTGGCTATAAGGCCGGCGTGCTGGACGCCGATATTACCGGCCCTTCTATTCCCCGCCTGTTCGGCGTGAAGGGCCCTGCCACCGGTGACGGCGAGAGCATCAACCCCGTCTGCAGCCGCACCGGCGTTGAGATCATGAGCATCAATCTGCTGCTCGATGACCCCGAGGCCCCGGTCGTCTGGCGCGGCCCCGTCATTGCCGGTGCTGTCAAGCAGTTCTGGCAGGAGGTCGTGTGGGATGTTGATTTCCTGTTCGTTGATATGCCCCCGGGAACCGGCGATGTGCCGCTGACTGTCTTTCAGACGCTGCCGGTGGACGGCATCGTTATCGTATCCAGCCCGCAGGAGCTGGTCGGCATGATCGTTGGCAAGGCCGTCCAGATGGCCCAGATGATGCATGTGCCCATTTTGGGTCTGGTCGAGAACATGAGCTACGCCGTCTGCCCCGACTGCGGCAAGCACATTCATGTGTTTGGCGACAGCCATGTGGACGAGATTGCCGACAAGTACAGCCTGCCGGTGCTGGCAAAAATGCCTATTGACCCCGAGCTGGCCAAGGAGGCCGATGCCGGCATGATCGAGGTCTTTGCGGGCGACTATCTTGACAACGCCGCCCAGACGGTGGCCAAGCTGCTGAAAAAGTAA
- a CDS encoding ABC transporter ATP-binding protein/permease has product MSETTTPQRPKNSALIRRFLPYLVKYRGVLAFDLFCAALTTLCDIALPKIMSTLTNTVTAASLTAETVLKLAALYFVLRVIDGAASYFMSGVGHIMGVHIETDMRRDAFDHLLQLDHTYYNNTKVGQIMGRITNDLFDVTEFAHHCPEEFFIAGIKIAASFVILCQSNIPLTLVVFACVPLMGVVSVKLNHKLRERFRQQRFQIGELNATIEDSLLGQRVVKAFAAEELEREKFEQGNRDFEKIKTLGYHAMAAFNTSTRLFDGLMYFVVILAGGLSLVYGAISAGDLVAYVLYVSTLIATIRRIVEFAEQFQRGMTGIERFAEIMDTPIAIADLPGAEPLQVREGGIDFCDVSFEYPDDHNKVLRHVNLKIRPGENVALVGPSGGGKTTLCNLIPRFYDVTGGKILIDGQDVRSVTLRSLREAIGVVQQDVYLFSGTVAENIAYGRPGATRAEIEEAARLAGADGFVRALKNGYDTYVGERGVKLSGGQKQRLAIARVFLKNPRILLLDEATSALDNESEILVGQSLDKLAKGRTTLTIAHRLTTIQNADRILVLGRDGIEEEGSHEALLAKQGVYYRLWNGLVSGETL; this is encoded by the coding sequence ATGTCCGAAACCACTACTCCGCAGCGCCCGAAAAACAGTGCGCTGATCCGACGCTTTCTCCCCTATCTGGTCAAGTACCGCGGCGTGCTGGCCTTTGATCTGTTCTGCGCCGCACTGACGACCCTGTGCGACATTGCCCTGCCCAAAATCATGAGCACCCTGACAAACACGGTCACGGCAGCGTCCCTGACAGCCGAAACTGTGCTGAAGCTGGCGGCGCTCTACTTTGTGCTGCGCGTCATTGACGGTGCAGCCAGCTACTTTATGTCCGGCGTTGGCCATATCATGGGCGTGCATATCGAGACCGATATGCGCCGCGATGCCTTTGACCATCTGCTGCAGCTCGACCACACCTACTACAACAACACCAAGGTCGGCCAGATCATGGGCCGCATCACGAACGACCTGTTCGATGTGACCGAGTTTGCCCACCACTGCCCCGAGGAGTTTTTCATTGCAGGCATAAAGATCGCCGCCTCGTTCGTGATCCTCTGTCAGTCCAACATACCGCTGACCCTCGTTGTCTTTGCCTGTGTGCCGCTGATGGGCGTTGTCTCGGTCAAGCTGAACCACAAGCTGCGCGAGCGGTTCCGCCAGCAGCGCTTTCAGATCGGTGAGCTGAACGCCACCATTGAGGACAGTCTGCTCGGCCAGCGTGTGGTCAAGGCCTTTGCAGCCGAGGAACTGGAGCGCGAAAAGTTTGAGCAGGGCAACCGCGATTTTGAAAAAATCAAGACGCTGGGCTATCACGCCATGGCGGCCTTCAACACCTCCACCCGCCTTTTTGACGGCCTGATGTATTTTGTCGTCATTCTGGCCGGCGGTCTTTCCCTCGTGTACGGTGCCATCAGCGCGGGCGATCTGGTGGCCTATGTGCTGTATGTTTCCACGCTGATCGCCACCATCCGCCGCATCGTGGAATTTGCCGAGCAGTTCCAGCGCGGCATGACCGGCATTGAGCGCTTTGCCGAAATCATGGACACCCCCATTGCCATCGCCGACCTTCCCGGTGCGGAGCCGCTGCAGGTGCGGGAGGGCGGCATCGACTTCTGCGATGTCAGCTTTGAGTACCCTGATGATCACAATAAGGTCCTGCGCCATGTCAACCTCAAGATCCGCCCCGGCGAGAATGTTGCGCTGGTCGGCCCCTCCGGCGGCGGCAAGACCACGCTCTGCAACCTGATCCCCCGCTTTTATGATGTGACAGGCGGCAAGATCCTGATCGACGGGCAGGATGTGCGCAGCGTCACACTGCGCAGCCTGCGCGAGGCCATTGGCGTGGTGCAGCAGGATGTCTATCTGTTCAGCGGCACCGTGGCGGAGAACATCGCCTATGGCCGCCCCGGTGCGACCCGCGCCGAGATCGAGGAGGCTGCCCGTCTGGCCGGAGCCGACGGCTTTGTCCGCGCATTGAAGAACGGCTACGACACCTATGTCGGTGAGCGCGGCGTCAAGCTTTCGGGCGGGCAGAAGCAGCGCCTTGCCATCGCCCGCGTATTTTTGAAGAACCCGCGCATCCTGCTGTTGGACGAGGCCACCAGTGCGCTCGACAACGAGAGCGAGATTCTGGTCGGCCAGAGCCTTGACAAGCTGGCCAAGGGCCGCACGACCCTGACGATTGCCCACCGGCTGACGACCATCCAGAACGCCGACCGCATCCTTGTCTTAGGCCGGGACGGCATCGAGGAGGAGGGCAGCCACGAAGCGCTGCTGGCAAAGCAGGGCGTGTATTATAGGCTGTGGAACGGGCTGGTGAGTGGAGAAACCTTATAA
- a CDS encoding DUF2975 domain-containing protein → MKQLWNDQRSILLTRAVVALAIAGSAVMTVCGPKITHWMVTAHGLPPRSGPLLLGMGYACAALALVMLCSLYQFLRRIEAGEVFVSTNVAALRCISWCCAGAAGFCLLAAGIYLPFLFLAVAAGFMALIVRVLKNAFAQAVRMKDELDYTV, encoded by the coding sequence ATGAAGCAGCTTTGGAACGATCAGAGAAGCATACTTTTGACCCGCGCCGTTGTGGCGCTGGCGATTGCGGGCAGCGCGGTTATGACGGTATGCGGCCCGAAGATCACGCATTGGATGGTTACGGCACATGGGCTGCCGCCGCGCAGCGGCCCCCTGCTGCTGGGGATGGGGTATGCCTGCGCCGCGCTGGCGCTGGTCATGCTGTGCAGCCTGTATCAGTTTTTGCGCCGCATTGAAGCGGGCGAGGTCTTTGTTTCCACCAATGTTGCGGCTCTGCGGTGCATCAGCTGGTGTTGTGCTGGCGCAGCGGGATTCTGCCTGTTGGCAGCGGGAATCTATCTGCCGTTCCTGTTCTTGGCGGTGGCGGCAGGGTTCATGGCGCTGATCGTCCGGGTGCTGAAAAACGCCTTTGCGCAGGCCGTCCGCATGAAGGACGAACTGGACTACACCGTGTAA